One window from the genome of Plasmodium reichenowi strain SY57 chromosome 8, whole genome shotgun sequence encodes:
- a CDS encoding hypothetical protein (conserved Plasmodium protein, unknown function), with protein MDNLLKPLYNVKIRKNVCIKYLRFLYYLKKIKFRKEWNRYYSCVFQMSDGYMSINELVYKKLGTSINIKKVNNNNNNDNNNDNDNNNNNDNNNDNNNNDDNNEILFNCFINFFLRKSLKIASFDFDGTLINKYFSNKHNNNIIFDKERIPILDSLKKKKYEIVVFSNQTCVSSCVQDYEHLCSHKLPNFFFKIKNFKNSLNYFYKHFIITTQNEHDKKEKKNKKTNNNNNDNINNENIHNDNIHNDNINNENIHNENINNDNINNDNINNENIHNENNNNYYYYKIMYNNMEDIIVKKTKNNTYDKINQRKICFNIALYYCFLKLLNKKLQNSYNNTYLINKYNIMHMITSSFFLITEKRRNHLFYKNLKNRIVKLKNKNMYKLFCLYYNKNNKKYIHYNNYLKKYNIWKYLHFEKKIFFYYSYKKKKNSYILNYINYFFSFGKYGIEDIDIFTKPSEGQFCLYICLEFIKYLIILNCYFKKYLQLLKKKKRLIMDNESLYILLSLNKDIFSLDEVSELMDMVIYKKYNKNKQDTYRDNINDHPFNVNKLCLQIFDIYINSLLQKKKMNLSLTNSLKLQESKHLLFFINFFLNDQEQNTWKNYSSNSEMEKLINEQKKTKIRKIKNEQHDEQDVEQDVEQDDKEDDKEEDIFLKLLNNSDHFVTYIIINLMYKNKIIKNVAKKISHLFINNQDSFYVGDNIGRPFDKCDIDKKVISTNI; from the coding sequence ATGGATAATTTATTGAAACCCTTATATAATGTgaaaattagaaaaaatgtatgcataaaatatttacgttttttatattatttaaagaaaataaaatttagAAAAGAATGGAATAGGTACTATAGTTGTGTTTTTCAAATGTCTGATGGTTATATGAGTATAAATGAGTtagtatataaaaaattgggtacatctataaatataaaaaaagtaaataataataataataatgataataataatgataatgataataataataataatgataataataatgataataataataatgatgataataatgagatactttttaattgttttataaatttttttttaagaaaatCTTTAAAAATTGCTTCGTTTGATTTTGATGGTACCTTAATAAATAAGTATTTTTCGAATAAgcataataataatataatatttgatAAGGAAAGAATACCCATATTAgattctttaaaaaaaaagaaatatgaAATTGTCGTTTTTTCTAATCAGACATGTGTTTCTTCATGTGTCCAAGATTATGAACATTTGTGTTCTCATAAGTTAcccaattttttttttaaaattaaaaactttaaaaattctctgaattatttttataagcACTTTATTATAACTACACAGAATGAGCAcgataaaaaagaaaaaaaaaacaagaaaacaaataacaataataatgataatattaataatgagaatattcataatgataatattcataatgataatattaataatgagaatattcataatgagaatattaataatgataatattaataatgataatattaataatgagaatattcataatgagaataataataattattattattataaaataatgtataaCAATATGGAAGATATAATAGTTAAGAAAAccaaaaataatacatatgaCAAAATCAATCAAAGgaaaatatgttttaatatagcattatattattgtttcttaaaattattaaataagaaattacaaaatagttataataacacatatttaattaataaatataatattatgcATATGATAACCtcctctttttttttaataacaGAAAAGAGGAGgaatcatttattttataaaaatctCAAGAATAGAATTGtgaaattaaaaaacaagaatatgtataaactattttgtttatattataataaaaataataagaaatatatcCATTACAATAATTACTTgaaaaaatacaatatatggaaatatttacattttgaaaaaaaaatatttttttattactcatataaaaaaaaaaagaattcatatattttaaattacatcaattattttttttcatttggTAAATATGGAATAGAAGATATAGACATATTTACTAAACCTAGTGAAGGTCAATTTTGTTTGTATATTTGTTTagaatttataaaatatttaattatcttaaattgttattttaaaaaatatttgcAATTGttgaaaaagaagaaaagaCTTATTATGGATAATGAAAGCTTGTATATACTTTTATCTCTGaataaagatattttttccttagATGAAGTTAGTGAATTAATGGATAtggtaatatataaaaaatataataaaaataaacagGACACATATAgagataatataaatgacCATCCGTTTAatgttaataaattatgttTACAAATTTTCGATATCTATATCAATTcattattacaaaaaaaaaaaatgaatcTAAGTTTAACGAATTCGTTAAAATTACAAGAATCAAAACACcttttattctttattaatttctttttaaatgatCAAGAGCAAAACACTTGGAAAAATTATTCTTCCAACTCAGAAATggaaaaattaataaatgaacaaaaaaaaacgaaaattagaaaaattaaaaatgaacaacATGATGAACAAGATGTTGAACAAGATGTTGAACAAGATGATAAAGAAGATGATAAAGAagaagatatatttttaaaattattaaataattcgGACCACTTCGTTacatatatcataataaatttaatgtataaaaataaaattataaaaaatgtcgctaaaaaaatttcacatttatttattaataatcAAGACAGTTTCTATGTGGGGGATAATATTGGTCGTCCCTTTGACAAGTGTGACATTGATAAAAAGGTAATTTctacaaatatataa
- a CDS encoding protein kinase c inhibitor-like protein, putative (part of same gene as PRSY57_0816800B~gap found within coding sequence) produces the protein MGFKIVFIYLIFVCLMKIIPGFFTNKLTNSFYSTFVKLSYKNKFMT, from the exons ATGGGTTTTAAAATAgtctttatatatttaa TTTTTGTTTgtttaatgaaaataataccGGGATTCTTCACAAATAAATTAAcaaattcattttataGTACATTTGTTAAACTATCCTACAAGAATAAATTTATGAC
- a CDS encoding protein kinase c inhibitor-like protein, putative (part of same gene as PRSY57_0816800A~gap found within coding sequence) gives KIARGEVPVDAVYEDDKVIAFNDIYPQAPVHIIVIPKRRDGLTRLSKAEEKHKEILGHLMWAVAEIVRRNNLGDFRLVVNNGPQACQSIYYLHLHILAKRQMKWPPG, from the exons gAAAAATTGCAAGAGGTGAAGTACCCGTTGACGCTGTATATGAAGATGATAAA GTCATCGCATTTAATGACATATACCCACAAGCACCAGTACATATTATAGTCATACCAAAAAGGAGAGATGGTCTTACTAGACTAAGCAAAGCAGAAGAAAAACATAAAGAAATTTTAGGACATTTAATGTGGGCT gTTGCTGAAATTGTAAGAAGAAACAACCTAGGAGATTTCCGATTGGTAGTTAACAATGGACCTCAGGCATGTCAATCCATATACTATTTACATTTACATATACTAGCCAAGAGACAAATGAAATGGCCCCCTGGTTAA
- a CDS encoding hypothetical protein (conserved Plasmodium protein, unknown function), whose product NNRDNDINVEGINSDISNKKFPPKLKAMKPKIKIPEPKFKAIEMKSDEKQSIMNNVQNDMKKIMPKLKSIKPKIKIPEPKFKSLEQTIKKEDSYMKSSNTNKEPPKSIMKQSSTNSNNSQPILKRLQTSKKKVSIDLVDEDDDISNEKNFNKNSLFKNKYYSKINILDKLKNVCSDEINKNESNVSTKDSMGIGKIYYSIKEKGKPFYPSFSFSMKEKTITNIGTASFSHELAKQNIGSNQHMKRDNISRNDPSNDIQNNSNNGPKRISMEKIWKNDNILENNPNVRQKRESHIKMSNTCGENILVGIKGNKSNIGPLTTFNESKLIQDTHYINAFSRFSGNYVGKVTGPAHPISNFDKTPQNMNDKKTCVQNGIHNNRCVCKGVPPPFYDYPYMMNYAYCNNVLYNGGMDSHPFYFYPRCYLPMYPYDYPHDYPYNETVPFYNDENVIPNRDHISASHKTTRRNKRDERNKHKGKNNKFEDNMIIAGGHLKPLQFRNGAEWSKKNDKKKCNNGENVYYDDVDEEEYFDWDEYNNEDKFYEEQNKIKHKQKSSYIGNSKWYEIEQKLNNCRGVIEDDKPPKEIIIKKKKNVNEKKKLYYEDETKYYDEYESEYSNTYDGEYNDVYISDDQLINPKMYKNGVYNRRRLSNRNEKHGLEENTLEDTYNFNFDDIYKNYRIEYLNEKLKWANEHLKKKKNNKYKKNQKDEITIDQDKANDPTLIQGSRKKNLERLEDIAHLFLPKQKKHDNMFNLSLNISKMSNNDKDDIINMLFSCRELEKLIEEQHCVLDMLDNDLREVNASLKLPATWDNLENFELLQENILKEDEQGLPINNTPFFIKGKVALIPKDINTFFDDEVKGESTGKKDYYARQVVQMATQVNTPTPVKYVPKFTKAKVKPKVPLLLKNITKA is encoded by the coding sequence AAATAATAGAGACAATGATATAAATGTGGAAGGCATTAATTCTGATATTtcaaacaaaaaatttcCACCCAAATTAAAAGCGATGAAACccaaaataaaaataccTGAACCAAAATTTAAAGCAATAGAAATGAAAAGTGATGAAAAACAATCAATTATGAACAATGTTCAAAATGACATGAAAAAGATTATGCCAAAATTGAAATCCATCAAACccaaaataaaaataccTGAACCAAAATTTAAATCATTAGAACAAactattaaaaaagaagacTCATATATGAAGTCTTCAAATACAAATAAGGAACCACCCAAGTCCATTATGAAACAATCCAGTActaatagtaataattcACAACCCATATTAAAAAGACTTCAAAcatccaaaaaaaaagtgtCTATTGATTTAGTTGATGAGGATGATGATATatcaaatgaaaaaaattttaataaaaattcattattcaaaaataaatattattcaaaaataaatattctagataaattaaaaaatgtttgCTCCGAcgaaataaataagaatgAATCAAATGTGTCTACAAAAGATTCTATGGGAATAggtaaaatatattattccataaaagaaaaaggaaaacCTTTTTATCCCTCATTTTCTTTCTCtatgaaagaaaaaaccATAACAAATATTGGCACTGCGTCATTTTCACATGAATTGgcaaaacaaaatatagGAAGTAACCAGCATATGAAACGTGACAACATATCAAGAAATGATCCTTCAAACGATATACAAAACAATTCAAATAATGGTCCAAAAAGGATATCAATGGAAAAAATCTGgaaaaatgataatatattagaaaataatCCAAATGTTAGACAAAAGAGAGAAtcacatataaaaatgtcAAATACATGTGGAGAAAATATCCTAGTAGGaataaaaggaaataaaTCCAACATAGGACCATTGACAACATTTAATGAAAGTAAATTAATTCAAGATActcattatataaatgcTTTTTCTCGATTTAGTGGGAATTATGTAGGTAAAGTTACAGGACCTGCTCATCCTATATCTAACTTTGATAAAACTCCACAAAATATGAATGACAAAAAGACATGTGTTCAAAATGgtattcataataatagaTGCGTGTGTAAGGGAGTACCACCACCCTTTTATGATTATCCTTATATGATGAATTATGCATACTGtaataatgtattatataatggTGGAATGGATAGTCAccctttttatttttaccCTAGATGTTACTTACCTATGTATCCATATGATTATCCACATGATTATCCATATAATGAGACCGTACCAttttataatgatgaaaatgtTATACCAAACCGAGATCATATTAGTGCTTCCCATAAAACGAcaagaagaaataaaagagacgaaagaaataaacacaagggaaaaaataacaaatttGAAGACAATATGATTATAGCTGGGGGACATTTAAAACCATTACAATTTAGAAATGGAGCAGAGTGGAGTAAGAAGAatgacaaaaaaaaatgtaataatgGTGAAAATGTATATTACGATGATGTTGATGAAGAGGAATATTTTGATTGggatgaatataataatgaagacAAATTCTACgaagaacaaaataagATAAAACATAAACAGAAAAGTTCATATATTGGAAATTCAAAATGGTACGAAATTGAACAGAAATTGAATAATTGTCGAGGGGTCATAGAAGATGATAAACCACcaaaagaaataattataaaaaaaaaaaaaaatgtgaatgaaaaaaaaaaactttaTTACGAAGAtgaaacaaaatattatgatgaGTATGAAAGTGAATATAGTAATACATATGATGGTGAATATAATgatgtatatatttctgatgatcaattaataaatccgaaaatgtataaaaatgGTGTATATAATAGAAGAAGATTAAGTAATAGAAATGAAAAGCATGGTTTGGAAGAAAACACATTGGAagatacatataatttcaattttgatgatatatataagaattaCAGAATcgaatatttaaatgaaaaacTTAAATGGGCTAACGAacatttgaaaaaaaagaaaaataataaatataagaaaaacCAAAAGGATGAAATTACCATAGATCAGGATAAAGCAAATGATCCTACTCTTATACAAGGATCACGAAAAAAGAATTTGGAACGTTTAGAAGATATAGctcatttatttttaccaAAACAGAAAAAACATGATAACATGtttaatttatcattaAACATTTCGAAAATGTCTAATAATGATAAGGACGATATCATAAATATGCTTTTCTCTTGTCGAGaattagaaaaattaattgAAGAACAGCATTGTGTTTTGGATATGTTGGATAACGATTTACGAGAAGTTAATGCATCATTAAAGTTACCAGCAACTTGGGACAATTTGGAAAACTTTGAATTATTacaagaaaatattttaaaggAAGATGAACAAGGATTGCCAATAAATAATActcctttttttataaaaggAAAGGTAGCACTAATACCGAAGGATATAAATACCTTTTTTGATGATGAAGTAAAAGGTGAATCAACAGGAAAAAAGGATTATTATGCTAGGCAAGTGGTTCAAATGGCAACTCAGGTGAATACTCCAACGCCTGTTAAATATGTTCCAAAATTTACGAAAGCAAAAGTAAAGCCCAAAGTGCCCTTGttattgaaaaatattactaAAGCTTAA
- a CDS encoding dynactin subunit 6, putative produces MNKGTIVKLHSLDLDRNINKNVDFNRKGINNYESDLSISSYKTFKNSSDNNDIPLYRTCTNDSDHSIKNKDIYGYKKVVSLNEYIFKFKKLTNEKNKNTLDKCNIFRRFNTNQKNLINISDSCSESNLSSEGNVSMGVTTNMMKKKKIYQNINEDMEDIFCFYDKGKHFNYNNYDTIKDITKYKSHIQMEDKPLSCYLNSSFKLMSDNLNGDEKDNTTETSFQIVNDVIWEKKGLITCSNGYILDRDIIKNSEEKKSLKKKVKKYFKHKKSFLQNVKKKRIKKYKTVLYNLIHNVNKIFVRNPRLSIRDINLYNIKHGKNKNKRIFVFLNGINNIYHSFRRKNQNYIFNNKNKTCIMKYNITNDFINSYEKHLNKKIDNNIFFEIEQNNIKHDIDDNIKKPNVEYIKDELNNKESISFYELHKNKNIIIGKRNIIFPSCHMKCDKAKIVIGENNLFEDLVTIINNTSTDMYIGSYNIFRSGTYIYNSMKIGDRNCFDYKCNIIKSNIGSHTFIGINMMIDKKWRLRNDHKIVDNVVIYLNSQIIQENMREIISRYNQIK; encoded by the exons ATGAATAAAGGGACAATTGTAAAACTACATTCCCTAGATTTAGACaggaatataaataagaatgTCGATTTTAATAGAAAAggaataaataattatgaatcAGATTTGTCtatatcatcatataaaacatttaaaaattcaagtgataataatgatatacCTTTGTATAGAACATGTACTAACGATTCTGATCAttcaataaaaaataaagatatttatggttataaaaaagtaGTATCTTtgaatgaatatatatttaaatttaaaaaactgacaaatgaaaaaaataaaaatacattagacaaatgtaatatttttagaAGATTTAATACTAACCAAAAAAATCTTATAAACATCTCAGATTCATGTAGTGAATCCAATTTGAGTTCTGAAGGTAATGTGTCTATGGGTGTAACAAcaaatatgatgaaaaaaaagaaaatatatcaaaatataaatgagGATATGgaagatatattttgtttttatgataaaggaaaacattttaattataataattatgatacTATAAAAGATATTACGAAATATAAAAGTCATATACAAATGGAAGATAAACCTTTATCTTGTTATTTAAATTCGTCATTTAAATTAATGTCTGACAATTTGAATGGTGACGAAAAAGATAACACAACAGAAACATCCTTTCAAATTGTTAATGATGTTATATGGGAGAAAAAAG GACTTATTACATGTTCAaatggatatatattagatagggatattataaaaaatagtgaagaaaaaaaaagtttgaaaaaaaaggtGAAAAAGTATTTCAAACATAAAAAGAGTTTTTTACAGaatgtgaaaaaaaagaggataaagaaatataagacggttttgtataatttaataCATAATGTGAATAAGATATTTGTGAGGAATCCAAGATTAAGTATTAGagatataaatttatacaatataaaacatgggaaaaataaaaataaaagaatttttgtttttttaaatggtattaataacatatatcATTCATTTAGAAGGAAAAATCAgaattacatttttaataataaaaataaaacatgtattatgaaatataatataacaaatgattttataaattcCTATGAAAAACatttgaataaaaaaattgataataatatattcttcgAAATTGAACAAAACAACATAAAGCATGATAtagatgataatataaagaaacCAAATGTCGAATATATAAAGGATGAacttaataataaagaatcgatttctttttatgaattacataaaaataaaaatataattataggaaaaagaaatataatatttcctTCTTGTCATATGAAATGTGATAAAGCCAAAATAGTTATAGGggaaaataatttatttgaaGATTTAGTTactataataaataatacgAGTACAGATATGTATATAGGtagttataatatatttaggtctggtacatatatatataattcgATGAAAATAGGGGATAGAAACTGTTTTGATTACAAAT GcaatataattaaaagCAATATTGGTTCACATACATTTATTGgtataaatatgatgataGATAAAAAATGGAGATTACGAAATGATCATAAAATTGTTGATAATGtagttatatatttgaattcACAAATTATACaa GAAAATATGAGAGAAATAATATCAAGATATaatcaaataaaatga
- a CDS encoding nucleolar preribosomal assembly protein, putative, translating into NFINSSIQYKIDIIKGCSEVLLAKCNIFVTDCVIGEMEKLGQRYSLGLKLIKDPRFQRLTCNHKGTYADDCIVNRVTESRCYIIATNDRDLKIRLRKIPGVPILYAKNFKYKIERLPDNILIS; encoded by the coding sequence aattttataaattccagtatacaatataaaattgACATAATAAAAGGATGTTCAGAGGTTTTACTAGCcaaatgtaatatttttgtaacAGATTGTGTAATAGGAGAAATGGAAAAGTTAGGACAAAGATATTCTCTAGgattaaaattaataaaggATCCTCGTTTTCAAAGATTAACTTGTAATCATAAAGGTACTTATGCTGATGATTGTATAGTTAATAGAGTTACAGAAAGTCGGTGTTATATTATTGCCACAAATGATAGAGATCTTAAAATAAGATTAAGAAAAATACCGGGAGTTCCTATTTTATATGctaaaaattttaaatataaaattgaaAGACTTCCCGATAATATACTTATTTCGTAA
- a CDS encoding zinc finger protein, putative — protein MSSEKNATTPTPILCENNCGFYGNPANNNLCSKCYREFQEKKKKEISEGEKMNDKNMNDTLNNYNNKISEIMEPTFVNEKQTENDKNSYIKEENSSIINNEQNKESEIQPVNLCDTEEKDNSSQPVEDKSKCFFCSKRIGLVGIKCRCNHYFCSLHRYADAHNCTFDYKNYHKQQLIKNNVKVVADKVEKI, from the exons atgAGTTCTGAAAAAAACGCAACCACG cCAACACCCATATTGTGTGAAAACAACTGCGGGTTTTATGGCAACCCTgcaaataataatttatgcTCTAAATGCTATAGAGAATTTcaagagaaaaaaaaaaaagagataTCTGAAGGGGAGAAAAtgaatgataaaaatatgaatgatacattaaataattataataataaaataagtgAAATAATGGAACCAACGTTTGTAAATGAGAAACAAACggaaaatgataaaaatagtTACATAAAGGAAGAAAATTCTTCCATAATAAAcaatgaacaaaataaagaaaGTGAAATACAACCAGTAAACTTATGTGATAcagaagaaaaagataattCTAGTCAACCTGTCGAGGATAAAAGTAAATGTTTCTTCTGTTCTAAACGTATAGGATTAGTAGGAATTAAATGTAGATGTAATCATTATTTCTGTTCACTTCATAGATATGCTGATGCACATAATTGTACATttgattataaaaattatcataaacAACAgctaataaaaaataacgTTAAAGTTGTTGCAGATAAAGtggaaaaaatataa